The Skermanella rosea genomic sequence GGAGGCGATCCGCGACCCCCTCGCCGCCGCCGTAGAAGTAGTGCCGGATCGTGCCGTCCCGGGTAGCCTCCATCAGGGCCAGCATCAGGTCCGGGCCATAGACTCGGCTGACTTGGTGGCGACGGACTCGACCGTAATAGACAAGCGGCATGCCATCCGGCGTCACCATGCGGGCTCCCCTCAACACTCTGCGGAATTCGGGAGAGTCCCGGGCTTCCATGACACCATGGACGCCGGTTATGGTGACGTAGCCGCTGCGGCGGTCCGCCACCCACGCCAATATGGTCTGCGTCGCGGTGGGCAGATCGATCGCGGATACGTTGACGCCGAGTATGGAGAACCAGGGCATCTCGGCAGGCATTTGCAAACAGCTGTCGCTCATCGCGGCCTCCGGTGGGAGCAGGGTTTTTCGGGGCCGGGGTCGCACCTTGGCGAGTCAGGCGGCAACCTCGACCTGACGGATCTCGTCGTAAATCCACCGGTAGGTCTTCTCGAGGCCGGTCCGGAGATCAATGGAGGGTGCCCAATCGAGCACCTCCCGGATCCGCGTGTTGTCGCTGTTGCGTCCTCTCACCCCCTTGGGCGCGTCGAGACGATAATGCCGCCGCAGCTTGATGCCCGCGATCTGTTCGGCGATGTCGACCAGCTGGTTGATCGTCACCAATTCGTCGGAGCCGAGGTTTAACGGATCGCCGCAGTCGGACGCAGCGATCCGGCAGGTCCCATGGACGCAATCGTCGATGAACATGAAGCTCCGGGTCTGCTCGCCGTCGCCCCAGATCTCGATTTCATGGCTTCCGCTCAGCTTGGCTTCGATCACCTTGCGGCAGATCGCCGCCGGCGCCTTCTCCCGCCCGCCAGCGTAGGTCCCGTATGGACCATAGACGTTGTGGTAGCGGGCGACCCGGGTGATCAGCCCGTAATCCTCGGTGAAATGGCGGCAGAGCCGTTCGCTGAACAGCTTTTCCCACCCGTAGCCGTCCTCGGGCATGGCCGGATAGGCATCCTCCTCCTTCAGGGGAACGACTTGGGGGGACAACTGCTTTCCCGCCGCATAGACGCAAGCGGAAGAGGAGAAGAAGTATCGCTCGACTCCCACCTCCCGGGCGGCGAGCAGCATGTGGGTATTGATCAGTACCGAGAGCATGCATGCCGCCTTGTTGTTCTCGATAAAGCCCATC encodes the following:
- a CDS encoding NAD-dependent epimerase/dehydratase family protein: MNHNDLIVVTGGGGFIGGNLVAHLAEQGFPNIRAVDIKPVERWYRHTPGVENLTLDVSRRDHCGIAVKGARHVFNLAADMGGMGFIENNKAACMLSVLINTHMLLAAREVGVERYFFSSSACVYAAGKQLSPQVVPLKEEDAYPAMPEDGYGWEKLFSERLCRHFTEDYGLITRVARYHNVYGPYGTYAGGREKAPAAICRKVIEAKLSGSHEIEIWGDGEQTRSFMFIDDCVHGTCRIAASDCGDPLNLGSDELVTINQLVDIAEQIAGIKLRRHYRLDAPKGVRGRNSDNTRIREVLDWAPSIDLRTGLEKTYRWIYDEIRQVEVAA